Proteins found in one Butyrivibrio proteoclasticus B316 genomic segment:
- a CDS encoding 3'-5' exonuclease, whose translation MNTDKRGRTWYPIYGYSTLQGFANVLRNNKVPIIIYDTETTGTGKKAYIVQISALKLSPGNPYYIVDTLDQYIRPPIPMPAAASAVNHITDEFLEDKPSEEIALSWIQNFFGDPNDSVIAGYNHISFDNKMMNNMYQRAAGLTFDPKWNVDALVMARCLVDRNEITDGRFTLASIAETYGIKTDEDQQLHNAMTDIQVTMKVMWALINDYVDSGLEQVYLSQSTKPIIQILGAPKRQTYSKLSDYVYFDVICCGETGQIRYEVYDKRFVEVTQTSILEKGNMEQFIVDAQAMVGGDINRFKG comes from the coding sequence ATGAACACAGATAAACGCGGCCGAACGTGGTATCCGATATACGGCTATTCCACACTTCAAGGGTTCGCGAATGTTCTGCGTAACAACAAGGTGCCGATCATAATATATGATACAGAGACCACCGGAACTGGCAAAAAAGCATATATCGTTCAGATAAGTGCTCTAAAGCTTTCCCCTGGAAATCCCTATTATATAGTCGACACACTAGACCAATATATCAGGCCACCAATCCCAATGCCGGCGGCAGCAAGTGCCGTTAATCATATTACTGATGAGTTTTTAGAAGATAAGCCCTCGGAAGAGATTGCGCTTAGTTGGATCCAGAACTTTTTCGGAGATCCCAATGATTCAGTAATTGCCGGGTACAATCACATCTCTTTTGATAATAAGATGATGAACAATATGTACCAGAGGGCAGCAGGTCTTACATTTGACCCTAAGTGGAATGTAGACGCGCTTGTTATGGCAAGGTGCCTTGTGGACCGAAATGAAATCACCGACGGAAGATTTACTCTTGCGTCAATAGCCGAAACATACGGGATTAAAACAGATGAAGATCAGCAGTTGCACAATGCGATGACTGATATTCAGGTGACGATGAAAGTCATGTGGGCTTTGATTAACGATTATGTCGACTCCGGTTTGGAACAGGTGTATTTAAGTCAAAGCACAAAACCGATTATCCAGATACTCGGAGCACCAAAAAGACAGACTTATTCAAAATTATCTGATTATGTGTATTTTGATGTTATATGCTGTGGCGAGACGGGACAGATAAGATATGAGGTTTATGACAAAAGGTTTGTAGAGGTTACGCAGACATCGATACTCGAAAAAGGAAATATGGAACAGTTTATCGTTGATGCGCAGGCCATGGTGGGCGGCGACATCAACCGCTTTAAAGGTTAA
- a CDS encoding transglutaminase domain-containing protein: MYKKYQKAVSVSLVASMLTLSACSTQGVIDGIDVMLGKKEVVSQTNEQALTPVVVQDASQTLTINENFSHGGYYYDKLSDVQKSIYIALYDTFVSYGKECHLGDNDAEQIAIVYKSIVFDHPEIFYIDGFQLEYFKSEIPYYIFKPNYTKTPDEIELTKDKIDVYVNTALCAINNNGDEYAILQQIYEYIITTTRYDMSAPDLSSIVSVMCNGRAVCEGYAKTTMYLLQQYGIQCTVVPGYIRKNGTAHLWNAAKINGQWYYIDTTWGDEDFENDRNAPEVRYDYLCVSEEYLAGSHQIDAFVDMPKCVSMDDNYYKKSGKMVTSETDTNLAKLLKHLETDKTASFACSDAGTYQKVIDKLINRKGIFAYLNNKRVNLKYVVNSHVYSITFWIKEE, translated from the coding sequence ATGTATAAAAAATATCAAAAAGCTGTAAGCGTATCACTTGTTGCAAGTATGCTGACTTTGTCTGCGTGTAGCACACAGGGTGTGATAGATGGAATAGACGTAATGCTTGGCAAAAAGGAAGTAGTGAGCCAGACAAATGAACAAGCTCTGACGCCTGTAGTAGTGCAAGATGCCAGTCAGACGCTTACGATCAATGAGAACTTCTCACATGGAGGGTATTACTATGACAAACTCTCGGATGTGCAGAAAAGCATTTATATAGCTCTTTATGATACCTTTGTGTCATATGGGAAAGAATGTCACCTTGGTGATAATGATGCTGAGCAGATAGCCATAGTATATAAGAGTATTGTTTTTGATCATCCAGAGATTTTTTATATTGATGGATTCCAGCTTGAGTATTTTAAAAGTGAAATCCCTTATTACATATTCAAGCCAAATTACACAAAGACGCCCGACGAAATAGAGCTGACAAAAGATAAGATAGATGTATATGTAAATACTGCGCTATGTGCGATAAATAATAATGGCGACGAATATGCTATCTTGCAGCAGATTTATGAGTATATCATAACAACCACAAGGTATGATATGTCGGCTCCGGATCTGTCAAGCATTGTATCTGTCATGTGCAATGGCAGGGCAGTGTGCGAAGGATATGCAAAGACCACCATGTATTTACTTCAACAGTATGGTATTCAGTGTACAGTAGTTCCTGGTTATATCAGAAAAAACGGAACAGCCCATCTTTGGAATGCTGCCAAGATCAACGGCCAGTGGTACTACATTGACACTACATGGGGCGACGAAGATTTTGAAAATGACAGGAATGCTCCAGAAGTTAGGTATGATTATCTGTGTGTTTCTGAAGAATACCTGGCAGGAAGCCATCAGATAGATGCGTTCGTTGATATGCCCAAGTGTGTATCCATGGATGACAATTATTATAAGAAATCAGGAAAGATGGTTACATCTGAAACAGATACGAACCTTGCAAAACTATTGAAGCATCTTGAAACTGACAAAACTGCAAGTTTTGCCTGTTCGGATGCAGGAACCTATCAGAAGGTGATTGATAAACTTATAAATAGAAAAGGTATATTTGCTTATCTTAATAATAAAAGAGTAAACCTTAAATATGTCGTTAACTCTCATGTCTACTCGATCACATTTTGGATCAAAGAGGAATAG
- the lepB gene encoding signal peptidase I, giving the protein MGYLKGNVAFLIMVFLILFIFEVDHVVSGSMEPTLMTGDYAIFTKVRFGYKPNRGDIIGFNHDGEHWVKRVIGIPGDMIVIKDMYVYVNGEKIDEPYLENVGITYGGDNTIFAVPEDEIFVLGDNRLASYDSRYWNEPYVPVSYVTSKYRFTIYHAKTKATTFEEEIL; this is encoded by the coding sequence ATGGGTTACTTAAAAGGCAATGTTGCCTTTCTCATTATGGTTTTTCTTATTCTTTTTATATTCGAGGTTGACCATGTAGTTTCTGGTTCCATGGAGCCAACACTTATGACCGGAGACTACGCTATTTTCACCAAAGTACGTTTTGGTTACAAGCCAAATAGAGGCGACATCATAGGATTTAATCATGACGGGGAGCACTGGGTAAAAAGAGTGATCGGAATCCCCGGCGATATGATTGTCATCAAAGACATGTACGTATATGTTAATGGTGAAAAGATTGATGAGCCATATCTTGAAAATGTAGGGATTACTTACGGTGGTGACAATACAATCTTTGCCGTACCTGAGGACGAAATTTTTGTCCTTGGCGATAACAGACTTGCATCATATGATTCAAGATACTGGAATGAACCGTATGTGCCAGTTTCTTATGTTACAAGCAAATATAGATTTACTATCTATCATGCAAAGACAAAAGCAACTACATTTGAAGAAGAAATTCTTTGA
- a CDS encoding single-stranded DNA-binding protein, translated as MIRQNDVRLYGFVSSKPQITCTNESGEFVRGICTLAVIRSVRYSGNQTADSDRIMYDHPVILSTDPEIIAQMAKLKMYDIVEIKGTLVTRKIKKITYCQGDCGCGARNNVDGNISFVMPLVLKKRNIGGEPYTKNQAEQELIENREFSNSIVILGNLCQDVRYFHEKNIQTSTFQIATDRKYVVEADSADVTADYPLVRSYGKQAKNDSLCLTTGSLILIDGYIHTRHAPRKTLCESCGVEYEWEDSITEIIPFVEEYLANYTALAVAKEQEEAAKLAQADALLNS; from the coding sequence ATGATAAGGCAAAATGATGTAAGATTATATGGCTTCGTTTCCAGCAAGCCTCAGATTACATGCACTAACGAATCCGGCGAATTTGTTAGAGGAATCTGTACTCTTGCTGTTATAAGAAGCGTAAGATACAGCGGCAACCAGACAGCTGATTCCGACCGTATCATGTATGACCATCCGGTCATTTTATCAACTGATCCTGAGATCATTGCACAGATGGCAAAACTCAAGATGTATGACATTGTCGAGATCAAAGGAACACTTGTAACTAGAAAGATCAAAAAAATCACTTATTGTCAGGGCGACTGCGGATGCGGTGCAAGAAATAACGTAGATGGTAACATCAGCTTTGTTATGCCTCTTGTACTCAAGAAAAGAAACATTGGCGGCGAACCTTACACAAAGAATCAGGCAGAGCAGGAGCTTATTGAAAACAGAGAGTTCTCCAACTCAATCGTTATTCTTGGAAACCTCTGTCAGGATGTAAGATACTTCCACGAGAAGAATATTCAGACATCAACATTCCAGATTGCAACAGACAGAAAGTATGTTGTCGAAGCTGACAGTGCTGATGTAACAGCTGATTATCCTTTGGTAAGAAGCTATGGAAAGCAGGCAAAAAATGACAGCCTCTGTCTTACAACAGGCTCTCTTATCCTTATTGATGGATATATCCATACAAGACATGCTCCCAGAAAGACTTTATGTGAGAGCTGTGGTGTTGAGTATGAGTGGGAAGATTCAATTACAGAGATCATTCCATTTGTAGAAGAGTATCTCGCAAACTACACTGCACTGGCTGTTGCAAAAGAGCAGGAAGAAGCTGCCAAACTTGCACAGGCTGATGCACTTCTGAACTCATGA
- a CDS encoding DUF4160 domain-containing protein has translation MNMPSFPNLLGFKIFIWSNEGCPLEPAHIHVTDNIPSKNATKFWILSNGKVELASNGSHLSEKDLSRLKRALEDYTDVYVAKWEAYHNVKATFHDKMN, from the coding sequence ATGAATATGCCTAGTTTTCCAAATTTATTGGGTTTTAAAATATTCATCTGGTCAAATGAAGGTTGTCCATTAGAGCCTGCACATATACATGTAACAGATAACATTCCGTCAAAGAATGCTACAAAGTTCTGGATTTTAAGCAACGGAAAAGTAGAGCTTGCTTCTAATGGCTCACACCTATCAGAAAAAGATTTATCGAGGCTTAAAAGAGCGTTGGAAGATTATACTGATGTATATGTTGCAAAATGGGAAGCGTATCATAACGTAAAGGCTACGTTCCATGATAAAATGAATTGA
- the dnaE gene encoding DNA polymerase III subunit alpha, whose amino-acid sequence MREPIANIVLPEDVLKNLTKADKLLIKNTIKGTNERYKDFPEEKLSNEELLRRVSYELEVIITMGFSDYFLVVADFLQVGQKIGHMPLDRIEHLRAHMTEMSIEEMISYIEEDMSYPGFTIGIGRGSGAGSVVAYVNYITNVEPTQYDLLFERFLNPERVSMPDFDSDLSKAEAPYGVRDIVIEYVGKKYGYDGVCGICTPSTLAPKAAVMNTANILVDREFQKKKGFKEGDYIPNSEKDPVWVEINKHYTDLSKAIRADIPEDPGTTFSSEMEDGSTLYESLKMKYAGSKDATEIIELANMLDGVNDNYGKHAAGVIIADNGNVGEYGALMYDDESNGWKIQMNAVECEDTAGLLKMDFLGLKTLNIITMALRLIYENRGIYINVENLPDDPEVYSKIFATGNTVEVFQFSSNGMKQMLKKFKPDKFDDLTLLNATFRPGPMKYIDPIADKKHGRPVETSAFDKVPQIQELLAPTYGYPVYQEQVMRIFQIMGQYSIGGADEIRRAMSKKKQYIIAENREIFVHGGEMENHRTHKSIHVGGAMELGIAEDTAYEVFDALSDFAKYGFNKSHSLAYAKTAYMTAWLKLHYPIEFYTACLCIEENKEMAAILADAKANGVKIAPVDINTSRAGFTCDTEQIYFGFAGVSMEKATQNLTHDYVSVADFILRGGIKGSKLEGLVKVGAFDNFTTSRKALLEVLPVYAEHMEAIKKAQANVTKYTNILADMEADPEGKTLLKKYDRKSWPKKEEAQTRLENAKESLDFHTKAIKAQVIPMQQFKDTMYERLQAEKDLCGLYLTGHPVDMYGTPKDNGCMEIINSTGNCHIMGQISNLRICSTKADASKKLAFFDIEDQTDKIHVCCFTESFNNNGSKLANDMVVKLSGTVKADKQDPDTLQFILNKGDKSVIPLAVAKSEFTFNIKDLTQLKELQDKLSDFEMAGGHPAYIYDMSTGDRMKLDICLMDEAENIRVA is encoded by the coding sequence ATGAGAGAACCGATTGCAAATATCGTTCTGCCAGAAGATGTTTTAAAGAACCTGACAAAAGCAGATAAGCTTCTTATAAAGAATACTATCAAAGGAACAAATGAAAGATATAAGGATTTTCCAGAAGAAAAGCTTTCAAATGAGGAACTCCTTAGGAGAGTATCTTATGAGCTTGAAGTCATCATAACAATGGGATTTTCAGATTACTTCCTTGTTGTTGCAGACTTCTTGCAGGTAGGTCAGAAGATTGGCCATATGCCACTTGACAGGATTGAACATCTTAGGGCTCATATGACAGAGATGTCTATCGAGGAAATGATCTCTTATATAGAAGAAGATATGTCATACCCAGGATTTACGATCGGTATCGGTCGTGGATCAGGAGCTGGTTCAGTTGTTGCTTATGTGAATTACATTACAAATGTTGAGCCAACCCAGTACGACCTTCTCTTCGAGAGATTCCTTAACCCAGAAAGAGTCAGTATGCCGGATTTTGATAGCGATCTAAGTAAGGCAGAAGCCCCATACGGAGTACGTGATATCGTAATCGAGTATGTGGGCAAGAAGTATGGTTATGATGGTGTCTGTGGTATCTGCACGCCAAGTACCCTTGCTCCAAAGGCAGCGGTTATGAATACTGCAAATATCCTTGTGGACAGAGAGTTCCAGAAGAAAAAGGGCTTTAAGGAGGGGGATTACATTCCTAATTCCGAAAAGGATCCTGTGTGGGTAGAGATCAACAAGCATTATACTGATCTTTCAAAGGCAATCCGTGCGGATATCCCTGAAGATCCAGGAACAACATTTTCATCAGAGATGGAAGACGGCAGCACTCTCTACGAATCCCTTAAGATGAAATACGCTGGAAGCAAGGACGCTACAGAGATCATCGAGCTTGCAAATATGCTTGACGGAGTAAATGATAACTACGGAAAGCACGCAGCTGGTGTCATCATTGCTGACAATGGCAATGTAGGTGAGTATGGCGCGCTTATGTATGATGATGAGTCAAATGGCTGGAAGATCCAGATGAACGCTGTTGAATGCGAAGATACAGCCGGACTCCTTAAAATGGACTTCCTTGGGCTTAAGACTCTTAACATCATTACAATGGCCCTTCGTCTTATCTATGAGAACAGAGGTATCTACATCAACGTAGAAAACCTTCCTGATGATCCGGAAGTTTACAGCAAGATCTTTGCTACCGGAAATACTGTGGAAGTATTCCAGTTCTCATCAAACGGTATGAAGCAGATGCTTAAGAAATTCAAGCCTGATAAGTTTGATGACCTTACACTTCTTAATGCGACTTTCAGACCAGGCCCAATGAAATATATTGATCCTATTGCTGATAAAAAGCATGGCCGCCCTGTTGAAACATCAGCTTTTGACAAAGTGCCACAGATCCAGGAGCTTCTTGCTCCTACATACGGATATCCTGTATATCAGGAGCAGGTAATGAGAATATTCCAGATCATGGGACAGTATTCTATTGGCGGTGCCGATGAAATCCGTCGTGCCATGTCAAAAAAGAAACAGTACATCATTGCTGAGAACAGAGAAATCTTCGTTCACGGCGGCGAGATGGAAAACCATAGAACACACAAGTCAATTCACGTTGGCGGTGCTATGGAACTTGGAATTGCAGAAGATACAGCTTATGAAGTATTTGACGCTCTTTCGGATTTCGCTAAGTACGGCTTTAACAAGTCTCATTCACTTGCTTATGCAAAGACAGCTTATATGACAGCATGGCTTAAGCTCCATTATCCTATCGAATTCTACACAGCATGTCTGTGCATCGAAGAAAATAAGGAAATGGCAGCAATCCTTGCAGATGCTAAAGCCAATGGAGTAAAGATTGCTCCTGTCGATATCAATACTTCAAGAGCTGGATTTACATGCGATACAGAGCAGATTTATTTTGGATTTGCTGGAGTAAGTATGGAAAAGGCTACGCAGAACCTTACACATGACTATGTCAGTGTTGCGGATTTCATCTTAAGAGGTGGAATCAAGGGCTCAAAGCTTGAAGGACTCGTAAAGGTAGGAGCATTTGATAACTTTACTACTAGCAGAAAGGCACTCTTAGAAGTCCTTCCTGTATATGCAGAGCATATGGAGGCTATCAAAAAGGCACAGGCTAATGTGACTAAGTACACAAATATCCTTGCCGATATGGAAGCTGATCCAGAGGGTAAGACACTTTTAAAGAAATATGATAGAAAGTCATGGCCTAAGAAGGAAGAAGCTCAGACTCGTCTTGAAAATGCTAAGGAATCACTTGATTTCCACACAAAGGCTATTAAGGCTCAGGTCATTCCTATGCAGCAGTTTAAGGACACTATGTACGAAAGACTGCAGGCAGAAAAAGACCTCTGCGGTCTTTACCTTACAGGACATCCTGTTGATATGTACGGTACTCCAAAGGATAACGGCTGTATGGAGATCATTAACTCCACAGGCAACTGCCATATCATGGGACAGATCAGCAATCTTCGCATCTGCTCTACAAAGGCTGATGCATCAAAGAAGCTTGCATTCTTTGATATTGAAGATCAGACAGACAAGATTCATGTATGCTGCTTTACAGAAAGCTTTAATAATAACGGAAGCAAGCTTGCAAACGACATGGTCGTTAAGCTTTCCGGAACTGTAAAAGCAGATAAGCAGGATCCTGATACACTCCAGTTTATCTTAAACAAGGGTGATAAGTCTGTAATTCCTCTTGCTGTTGCAAAGAGTGAGTTTACCTTTAATATTAAGGATCTTACTCAGCTTAAGGAGCTTCAGGATAAGCTCTCAGACTTTGAGATGGCTGGCGGACATCCTGCATACATATATGATATGTCTACAGGCGACCGTATGAAGCTTGATATCTGCCTTATGGATGAAGCAGAAAACATCAGAGTAGCATAA
- a CDS encoding PHP domain-containing protein, protein MERAVIDGYYGASNEVLKRFWENGGVINGVSYPLAKTFLHTHTDMGSAKDSILTVDEYLKTAIEMGARSVSVTDHAYMYGVLPLYKACETYNAEHKDADPIKCIIGVEFYVCEDVEDKTKKKHTRLHLIAYAKDEKGYKTLCSMVTKSNTRKIVAGKNEYPCISKKILEEYMGPGTEGHDHIILTSACIGGVVAGIMYESENEKKNVDGFNGKLKSLNYLRDSLDNQNKLISSLDEQIEKLSAVANKKYGKRQQALKKHPDEEALKVLEKEMKETELAAAEVKRIKAQKKNVQKGLTEITNQVKNLMPKNDSDVDYFTLQSLAADELCDTLIGYYERVIKEASESIVDDNNVEDAFKKEMLYYENLAGKGNWFIEMQFHGVANEKKYMHVLAKLANELDMPLVAANDAHMSTRDKVMARKIVNGLRFDTKGSRWQDPSAEEEEMYLKTDAELYQWLCKEISSDDAMNAMINRDLIVDACNCVLTFGKHYPKFPISDAEEFGDCSEYVKTA, encoded by the coding sequence ATGGAAAGGGCAGTAATCGACGGATATTACGGTGCTTCTAATGAAGTGCTTAAGAGATTCTGGGAAAACGGCGGCGTAATAAACGGTGTCAGCTACCCCCTCGCAAAAACATTTCTGCATACACATACAGATATGGGAAGCGCAAAGGACAGTATCCTTACTGTAGATGAGTATCTTAAGACTGCAATCGAGATGGGTGCACGTTCTGTATCAGTTACGGATCACGCTTATATGTATGGAGTATTACCCTTATATAAAGCATGTGAAACTTACAACGCAGAGCACAAGGATGCAGATCCGATCAAGTGCATTATCGGAGTTGAGTTCTATGTCTGCGAGGATGTAGAAGACAAAACAAAGAAAAAGCACACAAGACTTCACCTTATTGCTTATGCAAAAGATGAAAAAGGCTATAAGACACTTTGTTCTATGGTCACAAAGTCAAACACCCGTAAGATCGTTGCAGGTAAAAACGAATATCCTTGTATTTCTAAGAAGATCTTAGAAGAGTATATGGGCCCTGGCACAGAAGGCCATGATCACATCATCCTTACAAGCGCTTGTATCGGCGGTGTTGTTGCAGGAATCATGTATGAGAGCGAGAATGAGAAAAAGAATGTAGATGGTTTTAATGGAAAGCTCAAATCTCTTAATTATTTAAGGGACAGCCTTGATAACCAGAACAAACTTATCTCATCTTTGGATGAACAGATTGAAAAACTTTCTGCTGTTGCCAACAAAAAGTATGGCAAAAGGCAGCAGGCCCTTAAAAAACATCCTGATGAAGAGGCTTTAAAAGTTCTTGAAAAGGAAATGAAAGAGACTGAGCTTGCTGCAGCTGAAGTAAAGCGAATCAAGGCTCAGAAGAAGAACGTCCAGAAAGGTCTCACAGAGATCACTAACCAGGTAAAGAACCTTATGCCAAAAAATGACAGCGATGTTGATTACTTTACTCTTCAGTCCCTCGCAGCGGATGAGCTTTGCGACACCCTCATAGGTTATTATGAAAGAGTAATTAAAGAAGCATCAGAAAGCATTGTTGATGACAATAATGTAGAAGATGCCTTTAAAAAAGAAATGCTCTATTATGAAAACCTTGCAGGTAAAGGCAACTGGTTCATTGAAATGCAGTTCCATGGAGTAGCAAACGAGAAAAAGTATATGCACGTTCTTGCAAAACTTGCAAACGAGCTTGATATGCCTCTAGTAGCTGCGAACGATGCTCATATGAGTACAAGAGATAAAGTAATGGCCAGAAAGATCGTTAATGGATTAAGATTCGATACCAAAGGTTCAAGATGGCAGGATCCTTCTGCAGAGGAAGAAGAAATGTATCTTAAAACAGATGCAGAACTTTATCAGTGGCTCTGCAAGGAAATCTCATCAGATGATGCAATGAATGCAATGATCAACAGAGACCTTATTGTAGATGCATGTAACTGCGTACTTACATTTGGTAAACATTATCCGAAGTTTCCTATTTCGGATGCTGAGGAGTTTGGTGATTGCAGCGAATATGTAAAAACAGCATAA
- a CDS encoding VirB4-like conjugal transfer ATPase, CD1110 family, whose amino-acid sequence MNLFGQKTEKAKRIPTDTFETIPYRGVYQNGIIEDYDGRYSKSYKIPEINYNTEEEEKQENIVLDYEKVVNTADEKMIGQLTVINRNIDPNVIRNSILMKPQQDELNGYRDEFNAFFLDILSSGHNNMIKEKYWTISVEAENIVEATDSLKRVDRRVTKALRKICKQDITPMTIKDRLSLMYDIYNSKEQLPFDKKAANFIETKMKDNKEVTDINLKKVAEAGLFSKHLVSPDSFDFSNKRYFVVGDEVYGRTMFLDNIPSTLSTGILDDLTNIACNLIASVTYEQVSQAEATQMVRRRLQAANSQINKQQMDAAKEGITNAGAVATELENARDAAKELIQDVATRDQHIFMSTIFITFFASSVEELDKHSRALKSIAAGHQCQMRYMNGMQELAFNMSLPLAKKTLKIERPLTTESASAFLPFTAMDLNQPNGICYGINPETQNMIHYDRKSGYNYNAALFGISGSGKSFLVKEEIFQVALNSQDHIIVIDPQGEYTPLIEALGGTIIELSYDSSTHLNPLDLDLQYAGDGGNPLPTKCAEIESFIEVITGGEGTIGPIERSIINKVGSQLYDGYFAHMEKMRHKGIGCDRSASPTMKDFYSDLVKDPTPQAQILARAIERYCIGDSAMFAQRTNVDTEARFICYNVAKLDGIMKELGMHVCMTDSLNRMIERGRRGLWTYFYADEFHLFTKTRSAAAATKVIYKTIRKFHGLPMVITQNVSDMLKNDEAEAILTNCSMVIMMNQSSTDRIILSEMYNIGDTLLENVTDQSFGHGLIYTGTALVPFENSFPEDTKSFALMDSRGKQEEMT is encoded by the coding sequence ATGAATTTATTTGGCCAGAAAACAGAAAAAGCTAAAAGAATTCCCACAGATACATTCGAGACTATTCCTTACAGAGGAGTATACCAGAATGGTATCATTGAGGATTATGACGGAAGATACTCAAAGAGCTACAAGATTCCGGAGATCAATTATAATACCGAAGAAGAAGAAAAACAGGAGAACATTGTTCTTGACTATGAGAAGGTTGTTAATACAGCTGACGAGAAAATGATAGGCCAGCTTACGGTCATTAACCGTAATATCGATCCTAACGTCATCCGTAACAGCATCCTTATGAAGCCTCAGCAGGATGAGCTTAATGGTTACAGGGATGAGTTCAATGCATTCTTCCTCGATATCCTTTCATCCGGTCATAACAACATGATCAAGGAAAAGTACTGGACAATCTCTGTGGAAGCAGAGAATATCGTAGAAGCTACTGATAGTTTGAAGCGTGTAGACAGAAGAGTAACTAAGGCTCTTCGAAAGATCTGCAAGCAGGACATCACTCCTATGACTATCAAGGATAGACTTTCACTTATGTATGATATCTATAACAGCAAAGAACAGCTTCCTTTCGATAAGAAGGCTGCAAACTTCATTGAGACAAAAATGAAGGACAATAAGGAAGTTACAGACATCAACTTGAAGAAAGTTGCCGAGGCAGGACTTTTCAGTAAGCATCTTGTATCTCCTGACAGCTTTGATTTCTCAAACAAGAGATACTTTGTTGTTGGCGACGAGGTTTATGGAAGAACAATGTTTCTTGATAACATTCCTTCAACGCTTTCAACAGGTATCCTTGATGATCTTACAAATATCGCCTGCAACCTTATAGCAAGCGTAACATATGAACAGGTTTCACAAGCTGAAGCTACTCAGATGGTAAGGAGAAGACTTCAGGCTGCCAACAGTCAGATCAATAAACAGCAGATGGATGCTGCAAAGGAAGGTATCACAAACGCCGGAGCTGTTGCAACAGAACTTGAGAATGCAAGAGATGCAGCCAAAGAACTTATCCAGGACGTAGCAACAAGAGATCAGCACATTTTCATGTCAACGATCTTTATCACATTCTTTGCTTCTTCTGTTGAGGAACTTGATAAGCACTCTCGCGCCCTTAAGAGTATCGCTGCTGGACACCAGTGCCAGATGCGCTATATGAATGGCATGCAGGAGCTTGCATTTAACATGTCACTTCCTCTTGCAAAGAAGACACTTAAGATTGAGCGTCCTCTTACAACAGAAAGCGCAAGTGCGTTCCTGCCATTTACAGCTATGGATCTTAATCAGCCAAATGGTATCTGCTATGGTATCAATCCTGAAACTCAGAATATGATCCATTACGACAGAAAGAGCGGTTATAACTATAACGCTGCTTTATTTGGAATTTCCGGTTCCGGTAAGTCATTCCTTGTAAAGGAAGAGATTTTCCAGGTAGCTTTGAATTCCCAGGATCACATCATTGTTATTGACCCTCAGGGTGAGTACACACCTCTTATTGAGGCTCTTGGCGGAACTATTATCGAGCTTAGTTATGATAGTAGCACACACCTTAATCCTCTTGACCTTGACCTTCAGTATGCTGGCGATGGCGGTAACCCGCTCCCAACCAAGTGTGCTGAGATTGAGTCATTCATCGAAGTTATCACAGGCGGCGAGGGTACAATCGGACCTATCGAAAGAAGTATCATCAACAAGGTTGGAAGCCAGCTTTACGACGGATACTTTGCCCATATGGAAAAGATGAGACATAAGGGTATTGGATGTGACCGTTCTGCCAGCCCAACAATGAAGGATTTCTACTCAGACCTTGTAAAAGATCCAACACCACAGGCACAGATCCTTGCAAGGGCAATCGAGCGTTACTGCATCGGTGACAGCGCAATGTTCGCCCAGAGAACAAACGTTGATACAGAAGCTAGATTTATCTGCTACAACGTTGCTAAGCTTGACGGTATCATGAAAGAGCTTGGAATGCACGTATGTATGACAGATTCACTCAACCGTATGATAGAGAGAGGAAGAAGAGGACTCTGGACATATTTTTATGCTGATGAGTTCCACCTCTTTACTAAGACAAGAAGTGCTGCAGCAGCTACTAAGGTAATTTACAAGACAATCCGTAAGTTCCATGGACTTCCAATGGTAATCACTCAGAACGTAAGTGATATGCTTAAGAACGATGAGGCTGAAGCAATCCTTACAAACTGCTCGATGGTTATTATGATGAACCAGTCATCTACAGATAGGATCATCTTAAGCGAGATGTATAATATCGGAGATACTCTCCTTGAGAATGTAACAGACCAGTCATTTGGGCATGGACTTATCTATACCGGTACAGCCCTTGTTCCATTTGAAAATTCTTTCCCCGAGGATACGAAGAGCTTTGCTCTTATGGATTCAAGAGGGAAACAGGAGGAAATGACCTGA